In Salmo trutta chromosome 16, fSalTru1.1, whole genome shotgun sequence, a genomic segment contains:
- the suox gene encoding sulfite oxidase, mitochondrial, with the protein MLLLRHCRCLTRVGLLKTQRVQLLQGAALPVAVCSSHRGHKSGQYQRSHGPNWRHALAGLLAGTGAVLAYGLHHSQTEQAATTIVQPIAPASSLPIYTQDEVTKHRSVEEGVWVTYKGSVYDITEFVSMHPGGDKILLAAGGALEPFWALYAVHSQDHVLEILSEYKVGELSAEDRRKQQSVKSTDPYSTDPERHPALRINSLKPFNAEPPAEILSDNYITPSAIFFKRNHLPVPQVDPKSYRLQVEGVPGGAPLSLSLEELKTRFPKHTVTATLQCAGNRRSEMNKVKQVKGLNWGIAAISNATWSGARLKDVLLAAGYMPEVVRQTSHVQFEGLDSDVTGTTYGASIPLNKAVSEEGDVLLAYQMNGEDLPADHGYPVRVVVPGTVGARNVKWLGKIIVSEEESSSHWQQNDYKGFSPATDWDTVDFKSAPAIQELPIQSAITQPAEGAVVERSAEEVTVKGYAWSGGGREVVRVDVSLDGGRTWQVAQLQSSEKGQVPAPSPPPGRAWAWKLWELTAPLPPAAQELEIVCKAVDNSYNMQPDSVAPIWNLRGVLSNAWHRVKVTVKEDEEEQKLL; encoded by the exons ATGCTGCTCCTCAGACACTGTCGATGCCTAACCAGAGTAGGCCTTCTCAAGACTCAAAG GGTGCAGTTGTTGCAGGGTGCGGCCCTTCCTGTGGCAGTGTGTAGCAGTCACAGGGGGCATAAGTCAGGGCAGTACCAACGCAGCCATGGCCCCAACTGGAGACATGCCCTGGCAGGGCTGCTGGCTGGGACAGGGGCTGTACTGGCCTATGGCCTCCACCACAGCCAG ACTGAGCAGGCAGCCACCACTATAGTCCAGCCCATAGCCCCAGCCTCCTCTCTGCCCATCTACACCCAGGACGAGGTCACCAAACACCGCTCTGTTGAGGAGGGCGTCTGGGTCACCTACAAGGGCAGTGTCTATGACATCACAGAGTTTGTGTCCATGCACCCTGGTGGTGATAAGATCCTGCTCGCAGCAGGTGGGGCTCTGGAGCCCTTCTGGGCTCTGTACGCCGTTCACAGCCAAGACCACGTGCTGGAGATCCTGTCTGAGTATAAG gTGGGTGAGCTGAGTGCGGAGGACCGGCGGAAGCAACAAAGCGTGAAATCCACGGACCCCTACTCCACGGACCCGGAGCGGCACCCTGCCCTGCGCATCAACAGTCTCAAGCCCTTCAATGCCGAGCCCCCAGCCGAAATCCTCTCCGACAACTACATCACCCCTTCGGCCATCTTTTTTAAGAGGAACCACCTGCCTGTGCCACAAGTAGACCCAAAATCCTACCGGCTGCAGGTGGAGGGTGTGCCTGGTGGAGCACCTCTGAGCCTCTCTCTGGAGGAGCTGAAGACACGCTTCCCCAAACACACAGTCACGGCCACGCTGCAGTGTGCTGGCAACCGCCGCTCGGAGATGAACAAAGTCAAGCAGGTGAAAGGGCTTAACTGGGGCATCGCTGCGATAAGTAATGCTACGTGGAGCGGCGCCAGGCTGAAGGATGTGCTGCTGGCAGCTGGCTACATGCCAGAGGTGGTCCGGCAGACATCCCACGTTCAATTTGAAGGCCTTGACAGTGACGTGACTGGCACCACCTACGGGGCATCTATCCCGCTCAACAAGGCGGTCAGTGAAGAGGGCGACGTGCTGCTGGCATACCAGATGAATGGAGAAGACCTACCTGCTGACCACGGCTATCCCGTACGGGTGGTGGTGCCGGGAACGGTGGGCGCCCGCAATGTCAAGTGGCTGGGAAAGATCATAGTGAGTGAGGAGGAGAGCAGCAGCCACTGGCAGCAGAATGACTACAAGGGCTTCTCCCCCGCCACTGACTGGGACACGGTGGATTTCAAGTCGGCCCCAGCCATCCAGGAGCTGCCCATCCAGTCGGCCATCACCCAGCCAGCGGAGGGAGCCGTGGTGGAACGCAGCGCAGAGGAGGTGACGGTGAAGGGCTACGCTTGGAGCGGGGGAGGCCGGGAGGTGGTGCGTGTCGATGTGTCTCTGGATGGGGGGCGGACCTGGCAAGTGGCGCAGCTACAGAGCAGTGAGAAGGGGCAGGTCCCGGCCCCCTCGCCACCACCCGGCAGAGCCTGGGCCTGGAAGCTGTGGGAGCTGACAGCCCCGCTGCCCCCCGCGGCCCAGGAACTGGAGATTGTGTGCAAGGCGGTGGACAACAGCTACAACATGCAGCCAGACTCAGTGGCACCTATCTGGAACCTGAGGGGAGTTTTGAGTAACGCCTGGCACAGGGTGAAAGTCACAGtcaaggaggatgaggaagagcagAAACTGTTGTGA